In a single window of the Nocardioides sp. L-11A genome:
- a CDS encoding type II secretion system F family protein, translating into MLLLLALILFAGAIAALGAAFAKEQPQGLARALEALERSGHAGQELVDEVDPPFAERILAPFQARALTLGRRLTGADKAERLRRRLDLAGNPQGWTVDRVLSMKVLFAVILPIVVLAYGAMLGGSPTTLVVIAIAAAALGFMGPDLYLQNKSAHRADQIRRSLADAVDLLTISVEAGLGFDAAVQQVARNTDGPVAEEFSRVLREMQLGMSRSDALKAMGARSNVEDLNTFVGSMVQADAFGIPIGQVLRVQSSEIRVKRRQYAEEKAQQVPVKIMIPLILFILPCLFVVVMGPAVLNAIDAFNGN; encoded by the coding sequence ATGCTTCTGCTGCTCGCCCTCATCCTCTTCGCCGGCGCCATCGCGGCGCTCGGTGCCGCCTTCGCCAAGGAGCAGCCCCAGGGCCTGGCCCGCGCCCTCGAGGCGCTTGAGAGGTCCGGTCATGCCGGACAGGAACTGGTCGACGAGGTCGATCCACCCTTCGCCGAGCGCATCCTGGCCCCTTTCCAGGCCCGCGCCCTGACGCTCGGGCGGCGCCTGACCGGTGCCGACAAAGCTGAGAGGCTTCGGCGACGACTCGATCTCGCCGGCAATCCGCAAGGTTGGACCGTCGACCGAGTGCTCTCGATGAAGGTGCTGTTCGCCGTCATCCTGCCGATCGTCGTTCTCGCCTACGGAGCCATGCTCGGCGGCTCACCTACCACTCTCGTGGTCATCGCCATTGCGGCTGCCGCCCTCGGCTTCATGGGCCCCGATCTCTATCTCCAGAACAAGTCGGCCCACCGGGCCGACCAGATCCGCCGGTCCCTGGCCGACGCCGTCGACCTGCTCACCATCAGCGTGGAGGCCGGCCTCGGCTTCGACGCCGCGGTCCAGCAGGTCGCCCGCAACACCGACGGACCGGTGGCCGAGGAGTTCTCCCGGGTGCTGCGCGAGATGCAGCTCGGCATGAGCCGCTCGGACGCCCTCAAGGCGATGGGGGCGCGCAGCAACGTCGAGGACCTCAACACCTTCGTGGGCTCGATGGTGCAGGCCGACGCCTTCGGCATCCCGATCGGCCAGGTGCTGCGCGTGCAGTCCAGCGAGATCCGGGTCAAGCGACGCCAGTACGCCGAGGAGAAGGCGCAGCAGGTGCCGGTCAAGATCATGATCCCGCTGATCCTCTTCATCCTGCCGTGCCTGTTTGTGGTGGTGATGGGCCCAGCGGTGTTGAACGCGATCGACGCGTTCAACGGCAACTGA
- a CDS encoding sensor histidine kinase, with the protein MPSSQTYAVVGAARLFALLAIGGPIAWFHQEQGLLALAAVGGIWIYQAATATRRELELSLSPATEAAAIGVVCALGMIDAPVILAALVVPPLYATAIAGVRTMLRTVLVELITVVALGLMWWENVSADQAVAIFTWTMAGLGLSLIAAVTFSSDRVTDPLAPYRDAQEHLKQLNDLAGSLSSGLDVGALGGELLSQVSDDIPNRALVLYVPRGDTLSPVASTVELEPADAIAVETLAGDVRLQAPEAGHPVEIGEGFAFRVSEQAIVAGLRPVGSDVGRALPLASVARDLADMAVKLDAALLFAQFRDAATADERNRLAREMHDGVAQDIASLGYIIDALAARPADEQQAQALGMLRERVSKVVAEVRQSVMNLRTSIGESESLGAAISNVARHLSEASGIPIRVRLDEQPTRLRPEVEAELFRIAQEAMNNAVKHARATSIDVRCQVYAPEAVITVTDDGVGLQTARSDSHGLKIMRERARLIGADLLVRDNASRGLTVTVALKIPRSTLTTEGASPILTEQR; encoded by the coding sequence ATGCCCAGCAGCCAGACCTACGCGGTGGTGGGCGCGGCGCGCCTCTTCGCGCTGCTGGCCATCGGCGGCCCGATCGCCTGGTTCCACCAGGAGCAGGGCCTGCTCGCACTCGCGGCCGTCGGCGGGATCTGGATCTACCAGGCAGCGACGGCGACCCGTCGCGAGCTGGAGCTCTCGCTCAGCCCGGCGACCGAGGCCGCGGCCATCGGCGTGGTCTGCGCCCTCGGCATGATCGACGCACCGGTGATCCTCGCCGCTCTCGTCGTCCCCCCGCTCTATGCCACCGCGATCGCCGGGGTGCGGACCATGCTCCGGACCGTGCTGGTCGAGCTGATCACCGTGGTCGCCCTCGGCCTGATGTGGTGGGAGAACGTCTCGGCTGACCAGGCGGTGGCGATCTTCACCTGGACCATGGCCGGCCTGGGCCTGAGCCTGATCGCGGCGGTCACCTTCTCCTCCGACCGGGTCACGGACCCGCTGGCGCCCTATCGCGACGCCCAGGAGCACCTCAAGCAGCTCAACGACCTGGCCGGCAGCCTGAGCTCCGGCCTCGACGTCGGTGCGCTGGGCGGCGAGCTGCTCAGCCAGGTCAGCGACGACATCCCCAACCGCGCCCTCGTGCTGTACGTCCCCCGGGGCGACACCCTGTCCCCGGTGGCTTCGACGGTCGAGCTCGAGCCGGCCGACGCGATCGCGGTCGAGACGCTCGCCGGCGACGTCCGGCTGCAGGCCCCCGAAGCCGGTCACCCCGTCGAGATCGGCGAGGGCTTCGCCTTCCGGGTCAGCGAGCAGGCCATCGTCGCCGGCCTGCGCCCCGTCGGCTCCGACGTCGGCCGCGCCCTGCCCCTCGCCTCGGTCGCGCGCGATCTCGCCGACATGGCGGTCAAGCTGGACGCGGCCCTGCTGTTCGCCCAGTTCCGCGATGCCGCCACCGCCGACGAGCGCAACCGACTCGCCCGCGAGATGCACGACGGCGTCGCCCAGGACATCGCCTCCCTCGGCTACATCATCGACGCGCTCGCCGCGCGGCCGGCCGACGAGCAGCAGGCCCAGGCCCTCGGCATGCTGCGCGAGCGGGTGTCGAAGGTGGTCGCGGAGGTGCGCCAGTCGGTGATGAACCTGCGCACCAGCATCGGCGAGAGCGAGAGCCTCGGCGCCGCCATCAGCAATGTCGCGCGCCACCTCTCCGAGGCCTCCGGCATCCCGATCCGGGTCCGGCTCGACGAGCAGCCCACCCGGCTGCGGCCCGAGGTGGAGGCCGAGCTCTTCCGGATCGCCCAGGAGGCGATGAACAACGCGGTCAAGCACGCCCGCGCGACGTCCATCGACGTCCGCTGCCAGGTCTACGCCCCCGAGGCGGTCATCACCGTCACCGACGACGGCGTCGGCCTGCAGACGGCCCGATCCGACTCGCACGGGCTGAAGATCATGCGCGAACGTGCCAGACTGATCGGCGCGGATCTCCTGGTCCGCGACAACGCCAGCCGGGGCCTGACGGTCACGGTCGCCCTCAAGATCCCCCGGAGCACGCTCACCACCGAAGGCGCCTCCCCGATCCTCACGGAGCAGCGATGA
- a CDS encoding response regulator transcription factor, producing MNHPAGDSTTVLLIDDHELIRDGLGAVIDLEPDLSVVATAGSVAEGVQRYHEVRPDVVITDLQMQDGTGLDVVRTLRRESDEVGLIVLTMHSGDEQIFAAMQAGASGFVGKDAPSTEVIKAARHAAVSPKAFVCAGLVGAMMRRQSAESTALTEREHDVLLLLAEGLNAAAIGQRLYLSESTTKSHIARIYQKLGAANRAQALVTAMRIGLLSTVQPSAR from the coding sequence ATGAACCACCCCGCGGGTGACTCGACCACCGTCCTCTTGATCGACGACCACGAGCTGATCCGCGACGGCCTCGGCGCCGTCATCGACCTGGAGCCGGACCTCAGCGTCGTCGCGACGGCCGGCTCGGTGGCCGAGGGCGTGCAGCGCTACCACGAGGTGCGCCCCGACGTGGTGATCACCGACCTGCAGATGCAGGACGGCACCGGGCTCGACGTGGTCCGCACCCTGCGCCGGGAGAGCGACGAGGTGGGCCTGATCGTGCTGACCATGCACTCCGGCGACGAGCAGATCTTCGCCGCCATGCAGGCCGGCGCGTCCGGCTTCGTCGGCAAGGACGCTCCGTCCACCGAGGTGATCAAGGCGGCGCGGCACGCCGCGGTCTCCCCCAAGGCCTTCGTCTGCGCGGGCCTGGTCGGGGCGATGATGCGCCGCCAGTCGGCCGAGTCGACCGCGCTCACCGAGCGTGAGCACGACGTGCTGCTGCTGCTCGCCGAGGGCCTCAACGCCGCGGCGATCGGTCAGCGGCTCTACCTGTCGGAGTCGACCACCAAGTCCCACATCGCCCGGATCTACCAGAAGCTGGGCGCCGCCAACCGGGCCCAGGCGCTGGTCACCGCGATGCGGATCGGGCTGCTCTCGACCGTGCAGCCGTCGGCCCGCTGA
- a CDS encoding Flp family type IVb pilin, whose protein sequence is MIQYLTILFNARFAKDDERGATAVEYGLLVALIAAAIVAIVALLGDDIKGAFDTVENSIGGSQG, encoded by the coding sequence ATGATCCAGTACCTCACGATCCTGTTCAACGCCCGCTTCGCGAAGGACGACGAGCGTGGTGCGACCGCCGTCGAGTACGGCCTGCTCGTCGCCCTCATCGCCGCCGCCATCGTCGCGATCGTCGCTCTGCTGGGCGATGACATCAAGGGTGCCTTCGACACTGTCGAGAACTCCATCGGCGGCAGCCAGGGCTGA
- a CDS encoding Flp family type IVb pilin, with protein MNSSGGETQRGATAVEYGLLVAMIAAIIVFAVILFGEDVTMLFENTSASVDSAVNP; from the coding sequence GTGAACTCATCGGGTGGTGAGACGCAGCGGGGCGCGACCGCTGTCGAGTACGGCCTGCTCGTCGCCATGATCGCAGCGATCATCGTGTTCGCCGTCATCCTGTTCGGCGAGGACGTGACAATGCTGTTCGAGAACACGAGCGCGAGCGTCGACAGCGCGGTCAATCCCTAG
- a CDS encoding M48 family metalloprotease, which produces MLDNTAAVRRVALGTALVGAAAFVLIALARVPWHPVPGGPPDPVTAASVFTREQIERGEHYALWGRIWSWSRLAVTLAVALWLGFGRNGRRWAGRLRGWWWIRVVVVVFALSLVGMLVALPFGVALRMLGLDEGLVTSSWAAWSLDQAKGLLVTVVGTSIAVVALVGCMRRLPRLWPAVAGLAAAVLVVLGSFAYPVVVEPVFNRFVSLPDGALRSDVLALAEAEGVAVDDVLVADASRRTTTLNAYVSGFGHSRRVVLYDTLVDDSPRDETLSVVAHELAHAKYDDVLTGTLLGAAGALLGVGLLGLVLPGPRRDRTEGDEISSVPRVLALVALATLLTAPVQNGISRAVETRADQTALEVTNAPQAFVDLQRRLALRSHADPTPPAWSQWWFGSHPTVLQRIGLANRFEARPRD; this is translated from the coding sequence GTGCTCGACAACACCGCGGCGGTGCGCCGGGTCGCCCTCGGCACCGCACTGGTGGGCGCCGCGGCCTTCGTGCTGATCGCCCTCGCCCGGGTCCCGTGGCATCCGGTCCCCGGAGGCCCGCCCGACCCGGTGACCGCGGCCTCGGTCTTCACGCGCGAGCAGATCGAGCGCGGCGAGCACTACGCCCTGTGGGGACGGATCTGGAGCTGGTCCCGGCTCGCCGTCACCCTGGCGGTGGCGCTCTGGCTGGGCTTCGGGCGGAACGGGCGCCGCTGGGCGGGCCGGCTGCGCGGCTGGTGGTGGATCCGCGTCGTCGTCGTGGTGTTCGCGCTGAGCCTGGTCGGCATGCTGGTGGCGCTGCCGTTCGGCGTTGCGCTGCGGATGCTCGGCCTCGACGAGGGACTGGTGACCAGCAGCTGGGCGGCCTGGAGCCTCGACCAGGCCAAGGGACTCCTGGTGACGGTCGTCGGGACCTCGATCGCCGTCGTGGCGCTCGTGGGCTGCATGCGGCGCCTGCCGCGGCTGTGGCCCGCGGTGGCGGGCCTGGCGGCCGCGGTCCTGGTCGTGCTCGGCTCGTTCGCCTATCCGGTGGTGGTCGAGCCGGTCTTCAACAGGTTCGTGTCGCTGCCCGACGGAGCGCTGCGCTCGGACGTGCTCGCCCTCGCCGAGGCGGAGGGGGTCGCGGTCGACGACGTCCTGGTCGCCGACGCGTCGCGGCGGACCACCACCCTCAACGCCTATGTCTCGGGCTTCGGGCACAGCCGCCGGGTCGTCCTCTACGACACCCTCGTCGACGACTCGCCCCGCGACGAGACGCTCTCGGTCGTGGCCCACGAGCTCGCCCACGCGAAGTACGACGACGTGCTGACCGGCACCCTGCTCGGTGCGGCGGGCGCCCTGCTGGGCGTGGGCCTGCTCGGCCTGGTGCTGCCGGGCCCCCGCCGCGACCGGACGGAGGGGGACGAGATCTCCTCGGTGCCGCGGGTCCTGGCGTTGGTCGCGCTCGCGACCCTGCTGACGGCACCGGTCCAGAACGGGATCAGCCGGGCGGTCGAGACCCGGGCCGACCAGACGGCGCTGGAGGTGACCAACGCCCCCCAGGCGTTCGTCGACCTCCAGCGCCGTCTGGCCCTGCGGTCCCATGCCGACCCCACACCCCCGGCGTGGTCGCAGTGGTGGTTCGGCTCGCACCCGACGGTGCTGCAGCGGATCGGGCTGGCCAACCGGTTCGAGGCGCGGCCTAGGGATTGA
- a CDS encoding NlpC/P60 family protein — translation MLNGRTRTTAALAALAVTGAITLSISGATTPAQAEPDITTVQARVDRLFHESEQAAERYNDAELELTELNDDLASLEADQSRQGDALAGVRSDVRDSLIQQYQSGSLGPTGELLSADSQGFLDELSTRSTVEGLQDSLLADYGAELEAYDIRKDQTAQRRDDIRQLKATLAEEKKTADAKLAEAQDLLSQLEAEERAALLSRNAGRPIDATSIPASGRAAAAIEYALAQVGDAYVWGATGPNAFDCSGLTMMAYAQADVSLPHSSRAQYGSGARVAKSDLQPGDLVFYYSPISHVGIYLGNGLIVHAANPGAGVKVSDLDEMPYTGAVRPG, via the coding sequence GTGCTGAACGGCCGGACACGCACCACCGCCGCGCTCGCGGCACTCGCCGTCACCGGAGCGATCACGCTGTCGATCAGCGGCGCCACCACCCCCGCCCAGGCGGAGCCCGACATCACCACCGTCCAGGCCCGGGTCGACCGGCTCTTCCATGAGTCCGAGCAGGCGGCCGAGCGCTACAACGACGCCGAGCTCGAGCTCACCGAGCTCAACGACGACCTCGCCTCCCTCGAGGCGGACCAGTCCCGCCAGGGCGACGCCCTCGCCGGCGTCCGCTCCGACGTCCGCGACTCCCTCATCCAGCAGTACCAGTCCGGCAGCCTCGGCCCCACCGGCGAGCTGCTGTCCGCCGACTCCCAGGGCTTCCTCGACGAGCTCTCGACGAGGTCCACCGTGGAGGGGCTCCAGGACTCGCTCCTCGCCGACTACGGTGCCGAGCTCGAGGCCTACGACATCCGCAAGGACCAGACCGCCCAGCGCCGTGACGACATCCGGCAGCTGAAGGCGACGCTCGCGGAGGAGAAGAAGACCGCCGACGCCAAGCTGGCCGAGGCGCAGGACCTGCTCTCGCAGCTCGAGGCCGAGGAGCGGGCCGCGCTCCTGTCCCGCAATGCGGGCCGCCCGATCGACGCCACCTCCATCCCGGCCTCCGGCCGGGCCGCCGCGGCGATCGAGTACGCCCTCGCCCAGGTCGGCGACGCCTACGTCTGGGGCGCCACCGGGCCCAACGCCTTCGACTGCTCCGGCCTGACGATGATGGCCTACGCCCAGGCCGACGTGAGCCTGCCGCACTCCTCCCGGGCCCAGTACGGCAGCGGCGCCCGGGTCGCGAAGAGCGACCTGCAGCCCGGCGACCTCGTCTTCTATTACAGCCCGATCAGCCACGTGGGGATCTACCTCGGCAACGGCCTGATCGTGCACGCGGCCAACCCGGGCGCCGGCGTCAAGGTCTCCGACCTCGACGAGATGCCCTACACCGGAGCGGTCCGGCCTGGGTGA